In Oreochromis aureus strain Israel breed Guangdong linkage group 20, ZZ_aureus, whole genome shotgun sequence, the following are encoded in one genomic region:
- the b4galt5 gene encoding beta-1,4-galactosyltransferase 5, whose translation MPTHLRFRRRSFLGLLFLFTLSTSALYFIYSAPGIVNEYVFMVQARGIQIRENVKNIGAQVLEQVVRGAYSINGTDYSYDFNFSESDALPTTYLPEGFTYLPSQVCPERLPTMKGRLEVNMSEISLEEVERSLLEGKPNIVPGGYWKPTDCLPRWKVAILVPFRNRHEHLPILLRHLVPVLQKQRLQFAFYIIEQAGTEPFNRAMLFNVGYKEAMKDLNWDCLIFHDVDHLMENDRNYYGCTDMPRHFAVKLDKYSYMLPYNEFFGGVSGLMVKQFKKINGFPNAFWGWGGEDDDLWNRVQFANYTVSRPHGNLGRYMSIPHHHRGEVQFLGRYSLLRHSKERQKVDGLNNLNYSPLVSRMPLYTNITVRLSRKLAPIADY comes from the exons TGAATGAGTATGTGTTCATGGTCCAGGCCAGAGGGATCCAGATCAGAGAGAACGTGAAGAACATTGGAGCTCAGGTTCTGGAGCAAGTAGTGAGGGGGGCTTACAGCATAAATGGCACAG attATTCCTATGATTTCAACTTCAGCGAAAGCGATGCTCTTCCCACTACATACCTTCCCGAAGGTTTCACCTACCTCCCCTCACAAGTTTGCCCTGAGAGGCTGCCCACCATGA AGGGCAGGTTGGAAGTGAATATGAGTGAGATATCTCTTGAAGAAGTAGAAAGATCCTTGCTGGAGGGAAAGCCCAACATTGTCCCTGGAGGCTACTGGAAGCCCACAGACTGTTTACCTCGCTGGAAG GTGGCAATCCTAGTTCCCTTCAGGAACCGACATGAACACTTGCCCATTCTCCTGAGACACCTGGTGCCAGTGCTGCAGAAACAGAGACTCCAGTTTGCCTTTTATATCATAGAACAA gcGGGTACAGAGCCATTTAACCGAGCCATGTTGTTCAATGTGGGCTACAAGGAAGCTATGAAGGACCTGAACTGGGACTGTCTGATCTTCCACGATGTAGACCATCTAATGGAGAATGACAGAAACTACTACGGCTGTACAGACATGCCCCGACACTTTGCGGTCAAACTGGACAAGTATTCCTACAT GCTTCCGTATAATGAGTTCTTCGGTGGTGTCAGTGGCCTGATGGTTAAGCAGTTCAAAAAGATTAATGGATTTCCCAATGCGTTCTGGGGCTGGGGAGGAGAGGACGATGACCTCTGGAACAG GGTGCAGTTTGCCAATTACACAGTAAGCAGACCACACGGAAACCTGGGACGCTACATGTCTATTCCACATCACCATCGTGGAGAAGTGCAGTTCCTGGGCAG GTATAGTCTTCTCCGTCACTCAAAGGAGAGACAGAAGGTGGATGGTCTTAACAACCTAAACTACTCCCCCCTAGTGTCCAGAATGCCTCTCTACACCAACATCACAGTCAGATTGAGCAGAAAGCTTGCACCAATAGCTGACTACTGA
- the LOC116324751 gene encoding EMILIN-3, producing MGTKLCQLIAQVFLLGVFLSVVHSKGTFYGGHVNPFYGNRYNLYKAGLNPHHSPNKPMTRHKNYCAYVVQRNITCIMQDGVATYVKAEYTTKCIWGQKCPVVMYRTFYKPKYKVGFKTVTELEWKCCPGYSGENCYDGPTSQPDIAMPPFKGAAIPHRPSVKGFPHGPRPPIEHKPGGGQLEPGKPFPGIPTGKTNGNKYGISGVTGERLDRIEEDLRRLTQGLDTLNGVVTGLEDRLRTSLREDTNKILVSLLPNKPRVPDSPVGFGLIPDGTHDGLDGAGSFTGFGDLAGRVTEVRDELRAKTHILEEIQGMVLGHDGQLKKLLEGAIGRPIPGPDTSSLLDELLDIKLAGIRAEILDGFERRLTNLEKHCDQKIGEVQRECHREHMDGQQQMQQSLDGRETGLREELGSLQAQIQGLTLTESCCGQVNSLSHRVSLLEESVKGLTESQRQLQTAFNDQTIHIDTLIETRLVDIEGRINATSGSFDGVEGFPGGLDGFKTLFEDKLKTLEEKVAVAVEELSNATAPALLEGQVVPALETEIESVRRRVEGDLDGIQKQLKHLELLCTTSCPPSTPPAGGISGTQVEDECKEMEKKMTVRLDSHSNQLDRLNNTLQNLLFRIAQEETEGSIQGEITLLKVNINSVNRTLKGLKDSLSFIASEVGHANSTWEQREHQLVNQVQGITKLMGHQASLLGAGERRLVQLKGELMSLKRQLAGELRGCRSTTIEVQKEVKDVDSRVTQVEGQCSNLSELADHLERIRAELERHSDSYLSQVNGTLAIHAEQLAELKDDIKDCKAKDAANHKGDQ from the exons ATGGGGACCAAGTTGTGCCAGCTAATAGCACAGGTCTTTCTCCTAGGAGTGTTCCTCTCTGTTGTCCACAGTAAAGGGACTTTCTATGGAGGCCATGTCAACCCTTTCTATGGAAACAGATACAACCTCTACAAGGCTGGACTCAACCCTCACCACTCACCAAACAAGCCCATGACCCGTCACAA AAACTACTGCGCCTATGTGGTTCAGAGAAACATCACATGCATCATGCAGGATGGAGTGGCAACCTACGTGAAGGCTGAGTATACCACCAAGTGTATCTGGGGTCAGAAATGTCCTGTTGTGAT GTATAGGACATTCTACAAGCCAAAATACAAGGTTGGTTTTAAAACAGTGACCGAGCTCGAGTGGAAATGTTGTCCCGGCTATTCTGGAGAAAACTGTTACGATGGACCCACGTCGCAACCAGATATCGCAATGCCACCTTTCAAGGGTGCAGCTATTCCCCATCGCCCAAGTGTGAAGGGCTTCCCCCATGGCCCTAGACCTCCTATTGAGCATAAGCCTGGAGGAGGCCAGCTGGAGCCAGGCAAACCTTTCCCGGGTATACCCACAGGAAAGACAAATG GCAACAAATATGGCATTTCAGGTGTAACTGGTGAGCGCTTGGACCGCATCGAAGAGGACCTGCGTCGCCTTACCCAGGGTCTAGACACTCTTAATGGGGTGGTGACTGGCCTTGAGGACCGACTACGCACATCACTCCGGGAAGACACCAATAAAATTCTGGTGTCCTTGCTGCCCAACAAACCGCGTGTGCCTGACTCTCCTGTGGGATTTGGGCTGATCCCAGATGGGACTCATGATGGGTTGGATGGGGCAGGAAGCTTTACTGGATTTGGTGATTTAGCAGGGAGAGTGACAGAAGTTAGGGATGAGCTGCGGGCCAAGACTCATATTCTAGAGGAGATTCAG GGGATGGTCTTGGGTCATGATGGCCAGCTGAAGAAGCTGTTGGAAGGAGCTATAGGCAGGCCCATCCCTGGCCCTGACACCAGTTCTCTTCTGGATGAACTCTTAGATATCAAGCTGGCAGGTATAAGGGCTGAGATCCTGGATGGCTTTGAGCGCCGTCTGACGAACCTTGAGAAGCACTGTGATCAGAAGATCGGGGAGGTGCAGAGGGAGTGCCACAGGGAGCACATGGATGGCCAGCAACAGATGCAGCAATCTCTGGATGGCAGAGAAACTGGACTCAGGGAGGAGTTGGGATCTTTGCAAGCTCAGATTCAGGGTCTAACGCTCACTGAGAGCTGCTGCGGACAG GTGAACAGTCTGTCTCATCGTGTGTCGCTGCTGGAGGAGTCAGTTAAAGGTTTAACGGAGTCACAAAGGCAGCTCCAGACCGCATTTAATGACCAAACCATCCACATAGACACCCTGATTGAGACTCGACTGGTGGACATAGAGGGCCGAATAAATGCCACAAGTGGTAGTTTTGACGGGGTAGAAGGGTTTCCTGGTGGTCTGGATGGTTTCAAGACTCTGTTTGAGGACAAGCTGAAGACCCTGGAGGAGAAAGTGGCTGTGGCTGTGGAGGAGCTGAGTAACGCCACAGCCCCGGCTCTTCTGGAGGGGCAGGTGGTCCCTGCGCTGGAGACCGAGATTGAGTCGGTGAGGAGGAGAGTTGAAGGAGATCTGGATGGAATtcaaaaacagttaaaacaccTGGAGCTCCTCTGTACCACCTCTTGCCCACCCTCGACGCCACCAGCGGGAGGTATCAGCGGCACTCAAGTAGAGGACGAGTGCAAAGAGATGGAAAAGAAGATGACAGTCCGTCTGGACTCTCACTCTAACCAGCTGGATCGCTTAAACAACACCCTTCAGAACTTGCTCTTCCGGATTGCCCAGGAGGAAACAGAAGGGTCTATCCAAGGAGAAATCACACTGCTAAAGGTCAACATCAACTCTGTGAACCGCACTCTGAAGGGCCTAAAGGACTCTCTTAGCTTTATTGCAAGTGAAGTGGGACATGCTAATTCCACATGGGAACAAAGAGAGCACCAACTCGTCAACCAAGTGCAAGGAATCACCAAACTCATGGGCCACCAAGCCTCCCTCCTTGGAGCTGGGGAGAGGCGACTGGTCCAGCTGAAGGGGGAGCTAATGTCATTGAAGAGACAGCTGGCTGGGGAACTACGGGGCTGCCGCAGCACAACAATAGAAGTGCAGAAAGAGGTAAAGGATGTCGATAGCAGGGTGACCCAGGTAGAAGGCCAGTGCAGCAACCTGAGCGAGCTGGCGGATCACCTGGAACGGATCCGGGCGGAGCTTGAGAGACACTCTGACTCCTACCTGTCCCAAGTAAACGGTACCTTGGCAATCCATGCAGAACAGCTAGCTGAGCTGAAAGATGACATCAAAGACTGCAAGGCCAAGGATGCTGCCAACCATAAAGGAGACCAGTAG